A window of the Hordeum vulgare subsp. vulgare chromosome 5H, MorexV3_pseudomolecules_assembly, whole genome shotgun sequence genome harbors these coding sequences:
- the LOC123399561 gene encoding uncharacterized protein LOC123399561 has product MTTTKLVLLGLVLLVLCSGVISKDRIDEGSYFPHSCDIHVASKSCPSKDECLKLCKQTYHSGKVYGECARDGCHCIVCVLSAGN; this is encoded by the exons ATGACGACTACCAAGCTGGTGCTCCTAGGCCTCGTCCTTTTGGTGCTTTGTTCAG GTGTTATTTCAAAGGACAGAATAGACGAGGGATCATATTTCCCCCACAGTTGCGATATACATGTTGCCTCCAAGTCATGTCCATCCAAAGATGAATGTctgaaactatgcaagcaaacgtACCACTCCggcaaggtctatggtgaatgtGCTCGTGATGGATGCCACTGCATAGTCTGTGTGTTATCTGCAGGAAACTAA